In the genome of Zobellia nedashkovskayae, the window TAGCCTCTCCCTGTCCACGTTCTTCTGCCTCAATACCGGCAGCACCACCAGGAGTATCAATAAAACATACTACAGGAATATCAAACTTCTCTGCAGATTTCATTAAGCGCAATGCTTTACGATAGCCTTCAGGGTTGGCCATACCAAAATTACGGTATTGCCTTGTTTTTGTATTATACCCTTTTTGCTGCCCAATGAACATATAGCTCTGATCACCAATTTTACCAAGACCACCAATCATAGCCTTGTCGTCCTTCACATTTCTATCTCCGTGCAGTTCTAGAAAAGTATCGCCACATATGGCATTGATATAATCTAAAGTATAAGGTCTATTAGGATGTCTAGATAACTGTACCCGTTGCCAAGCAGTAAGATTTTTGTAGATGTCTTTTCTGGTATCGGCTAATTTCTTTTCGATCTGTTTACAGGTCTCCGATACATCTACATCGCTTTCTTCTCCAATAATCATACATTTATCCAGCTGGTCTTCAAGCTCTTTTATCGGGAGTTCAAAATCGAGATATTCCATTAGTGTAATAGGTTTAGTTTGATGGGCAAATATAGAACTTTAAGCTTATCTCTTGAAGGGTTTTTTAAACCTTCTCTTATTTTTCATTATTCCGTTGGCAAGAACCGTCATTAGGATGATGCCACCACCTACATAAAATAAGGGATTCATTTTCTCTGAATCACCCAAGATAAAATATGCCAAAATTATCCCGTACACAGGCTCTAGATTGATTGTAAGCATTACTGTATAAGGACTGATATACTTTAATATTTTTACCGATGCAATAAAAGCATAAGCCGTACAGATGGATGCTAATATAAATAGATAAAATATATCATCTGATGACAAATGAAAAAACTCTGCGTTAAAGCTCCCCTGAAAAGCTAGAAAAATAGTTAATAGTACTACCCCGCTCAATAACTCGTAGAAAGAGATTACGGATGGCCTTTCTTTCTGAATAAGCTTACCGTTAATTAATGAAAAAAGTGCTGAAAGAAACGCGGAAACAAGGGCCAAAACAATACCATACAGATACTGCGTATCCACTTTAAAAATCAAATAAAGCCCCAACATAACTATAACTCCGAACAGAATTTCGTACCAAATCATTTTTCGCTTATACCAAAAGGGCTCTATAATTGCAGTAAAAAATGCCCCTGTAGACATGGTAGCTAATGCAATGGATACATTAGAAACTTTTATAGCCAAAAAGAAAGTGACCCAATGTAGCGCAATTACTATTCCCGCTCCTATTAAGGCCAGTAGCATTTTACGTGATACTTTTAAGGAATACCTTTTAGCAAACAGATAGAAGAATATAAGTATCGCAGCTATAAGCATACGATACCAGACCAGAGGCATTGCGTCTAGGGTTATTAACTTGCCTAAAACGGCTGTAAAGCCCCAAATGAAAACTATGAAATGTAAGTGCAGGTAGTTTTTTAGCTGTGCCCCCATAAAAGCCTTTTTAGACGCCGTAGCGTTATCGTTTTGCCTTCTGTAATAAAACTACAGCAAGTATACCAAAAATAGTATTAGGAATAAGCACGGCCATGAGTGGAGAAAAACCAGATTGCTCCGCAAGTGTACCAAAAACTTTATCGAAGAAAACAAAGACAAAGGCCACTATAATACCAAAGGCAAGATTAATACCCATTCCTCCACGCCTTTTTACAGAAGAAACGGCCACAGCTATGATAGTCAAGATAAAAGCGGTTATAGGTAATGCCCAACGTTTGTATTTCACCAATACATAAGCATTGATATTAGACGCTCCCTTTAGTCTTTGGTCTTTTATAAAACGGTTGAGCTCAAAGATATTTTTGGTTTCCGCTGCATAAGACACAGGAGTAAGATCTCCTATTTGAAAAGAAAAAACCGTATCAAGACGGCGTTTGGTTTCTACCAGAGCCGTATCATTGATTAATTGTCGTTTCTTATAGGTAGTTAAACGGTACATACTGTCCTTATCTACATACCTAATATTAGCTGCCGAAATCTTAAAATCCAGTTCATTTTTCTCATTAAACCTTTCAAAAGTAAAATTGTAACCAATCTGTCTTGCAGGGTCAAAACTACTTACGTAGATAAAATCGTTGGCATTTAGTTGCGTAAAAATGTTGTTGGTAACCCGGTCTTGTTTCCCCTTTTTAAGATATTTGTACTTAAACTCATTAAAGCCCTTGCTAGCATTGGGAACAATGAACATCCCCATGAAAAACATAAGAACGGCAATGATAGATGCCCCTATAATATAAGGCCGTAAAAACCTAGAATAAGAAACCCCAGAACTTAGAATAGCAACAATCTCTGTATTACTGGCTAGTTTAGAAGTAAAAAAAATAACGGATAGAAAAAGAAAAATAGGAAACAGCAGACTGCCTATGTAAATGGTAAAATTCCCAAAATAGACCAATATTTCATCTAAAGGGGCCTCATTGGCCTGCATTTTTCCTATTTGCTCGGCCAAATGCGCCATGATACCAATGGGAATAAATAGCAATATCATCACTGAAAAAGTGATTAGATATCTCTTTAATATGTATTTATCCAGTATTGTTAACACTACAATCTTTTATCCATTTGCTTCACCATACGGTCTTTCCACTCTGTGAAATCTCCCGCTAAAATATGCTTTCGAGCTTCACGAGTCAACCAAAGATAAAATCCCAGGTTATGAATCGTAGCTATCTGCTTGCCCAAATATTCTTTAGCAATAAACAAATGACGCAAATACGCCTTTGAATATTCAAGGTCTACAAACGTAATGCCCATTTCATCTACAGGAGAAAAATCATCCTCCCACTTCTTATTTTTTATGTTGATGGTGCCATGAGCGGTAAATAACATTCCATTTCTGGCGTTCCGCGTAGGCATCACACAATCAAACATATCAATTCCCAAAGCAATGTTCTCAAGAATATTAATGGGAGTACCTACTCCCATTAAGTACCTTGGCTTGTCTTCTGGTAAAATTTCGCAAACCACTTCTGTCATTGCGTACATTTCTTCTGCAGGTTCACCAACAGATAGACCGCCAATGGCGTTACCTTCAGCACCTACTCCAGCAATATATTCTGCCGAACGTTTTCTTAAGTCAGTATAGGTAGAACCTTGTACTATAGGAAAAAACGTTTGTGAATAATCATATTCAAAAGGGGTCTTTTCCAAATGTGTAATGCAACGTTCTAACCATCTATGCGTCATGTGCATTGACCGTTCCGCATATCGATAATCGCATGGGTACGGTGTACATTCGTCAAAAGCCATAATGATATCAGCACCAATAACACGCTGAATTTCCATTACATTTTCTGGCGTAAAAAGATGCATAGAACCATCTATGTGCGATTTAAATTTTACACCTTCTTCTTTAATTTTACGGTTTCCAGAAAGAGAGTATACTTGGTACCCTCCACTATCTGTTAGAATATTTCTATCCCACCCCATAAATTTATGTAGGCCACCTGCCTTCTTTATAATTTCTGTTTTAGGCCTAAGAAAAAGATGATAGGTGTTCCCCAAAATAATATCTGGGTTTATATCCTCTTTTAATTCGCGCTGATGCACACTTTTTACGGAACCAACGGTTCCAACAGGCATGAATATAGGGGTTTCTATAGCTCCATGATCGGTAACCATTGTTCCGGCACGGGCTTTACTCTTAGGGTCTGTGTGGTGTAAGTTAAATTTCAAAATATTATTTATGGGCGCAAAGATAAACAACTGCATAGCATAAAAGCCTTAACGAAAAAATAAAGTTTGCCGCTCGTTTTTGCTTGAACTTGCCAAAATACTTTTGAGTGGCAAACACTTCTAACTTTGCTATTTTTTTTAATAAATAAACCACTAATGCTCAAAACATTGCAATCTGTTGCTTTTATCACTCTTTTTTTAATTTCAGGGCAAAAATAAACAAGGTGCAATTTGTATTCCCAAAAGATTGCGATTACATTTGAAAACTACTAAAAACGAACATTTACAAATGGCAAAATTAGACGAACTACAAGATATCGTAGTACAGACCCGAAGGGACATTCTACGTATGGTACATAAAGTAAATTCAGGCCACCCAGGAGGTTCTTTGGGTTGTACTGAATTTTTGGTCGCGCTTTATAATGAAGCAATGGATCTAAAAGAAGGTTTTGATATGGACGGTATAGGCGAAGACCTTTTCTTCCTTTCAAACGGTCACATATCACCTGTATTTTACAGTGTTTTAGCCAGAAAAGGCTATTTTCCAGTAGAAGAATTAAACACTTTCCGTTTATTGAATTCTCGCCTACAAGGGCACCCAACTACACATGAAGGCCTACCTGGTATTCGTGTAGCTTCTGGTTCATTGGGCCAAGGAATGTCTGTAGCAATAGGTGCTGCATTAGGCAAAAAATTGAACGGAGATGACAAATTAGTATACAGTCTTCACGGCGATGGCGAACTTCAAGAAGGCCAAAACTGGGAAGCTATTATGTATGCTGCCGGTAATAAAGTAGATAACCTAATTTCTACTATTGACAGAAACGGGCAACAAATTGACGGTCCTACTGAAGAAATACTTCCGTTAGGAAACCTAAAAGAAAAATTCGAAGTTTTTGGATGGGATGTTTTAGAAGTTGCAGAAGGAAATAATCTTGAAGCAATAATCAACGCACTTAAAGAAGCCAAAAGCAGAACAGGTAAAGGAAAACCTGTATGTATCATTTTAGATACAATGATGGGTAACGGTGTAGATTTTATGATGCATACACACGCATGGCACGGTAAAGCGCCTAGCGATGAGCAACTGGAAAATGCTTTAGGGCAGAATCCTGAAACTTTAGGTGATTATTAAAATTCCGCAACTATCTTAAAATTTTAGATTTCCGCTTGACGGAAACGACAAAAACGAAACAAAATGACAAAATATATAGATCAAGGAAAAAATGATACTAGAAGTGGCTACGGAGAAGCCATGACAGAGTTGGGAAGAACCAACCCTAATGTCGTAGCCCTTTGTGCTGATTTAATTGGATCATTAAAAATTCAACCTTTTATTGATGAGAATCCAGAGCGATTCTTTCAAATAGGTATTGCCGAGGCCAATATGATGGGTATTGCTGCCGGTCTTACTATTGGAGGTAAAATTCCTTTTGCAAGTACCTTTGCAAACTTTGCTACAGGTAGAGTTTATGACCAAATTCGCCAATCTATTGCTTACTCTGGTAAAAATGTTAAGATATGTGCATCTCACGCAGGCGTAACCCTTGGTGAAGATGGAGCTACACACCAGATTTTAGAAGACATAGGTATGATGAAAATGCTTCCTGGCATGACTGTTATAAACCCTTGTGATTTTAACCAGACTAAAGCCGCTACATTGGCAATAGCTGAACATGAAGGCCCTGTTTACTTACGTTTTGGGAGACCAAAAGTAGCTAACTTCACCCCTGTTGATCAAAAGTTTGAAATTGGCAAAGCCCTTATGCTTAGTGAAGGTACAGATGTTACTATCATTGCTACAGGACATTTGGTTTGGGAGGCTTTAATAGCTGCCGAAAGATTAGAGGAACAAGGTATCTCTGCAGAGGTAATCAACTTTCACACCATCAAACCTTTTGATGAGGAAGCGTTATTAAAATCTGTTGAAAAAACAGGTTGTGTTGTATCTGCTGAAGAACATAATTTCTTAGGAGGACTTGGCGAAAGTGTTGCTAGAACCCTTACCGTTCATAATCCCGTACCACAAGAGTTTGTTGCAACGCAAGATACTTTTGGTGAAAGCGGAACTCCAGAACAACTTATGGAGAAATACGGACTAAACAATAAAGCTATTGAAAAGGCCGTTTTAAAGGTATTGAAAAGGAAATAACAATGGTATCGTTTTTGATACTGTTGTGGTATTAAAAAACGAGAACATATGAGAAAAACACTCCTTACAGCAGTTTTTGCTTTAGTAAGCATTGCTGCATTTTCGCAGAAAGATTTGGTAGAAATTGGTGTAAAAGCTGGTTTAAACTACAGCGCTAATGGCGACTATTTTGAATCCATAGGCGATGCCGCTAAAGATCCTGACCGAAAAATGGGCTACCATGTAGGCCTCTTCGGGAAGATTGGCTTAAACCGTATTTACTTTAGACCTGAATTGGTGTATACCAAAACTAAGTCTGATTATAGCGGTGATGATTTTGACATCAGCAAATTGGATATGCCTTTATTAGTAGGCGTTAAAGTAATTGGTCCGTTACGAGTTTTTGCGGGTCCTTCGTTTCAATATATTCTTGATACTGAGTTTGACGGTATCTCTATAGATGATGTTGAAAACAACTTTAGTGTAGGTGCCAATATAGGTGCTGGAGTAGATCTAGGTAAACTAGGTATTGATATTAGATACGAAAGAGGCTTTAACAGTAACGAAGCTAGCTTTATTAATACTAATATTACTGAGTTGGGTCCAAGTCGCGTAGATACGAGACCAGACCAACTAATCGTAAGTTTGTCTTTGACGTTATAAAGAAATAGTATTATAAAAAGAAAGCCCGAAACATATGTTTCGGGCTTTCTTTTTATATGGAAAAATCATTTCACTTAGTCATCACTAGCATCCAAATAATCTGGAAGACCATCTTCATCTGCGTCGTCATTAAACAAATAACCATCACCATTGGTGTCTTCTTCTATTGATGGAATACCATCTCCATCATGATCCGTCTGATTAACAGCATACATATCCATTTTAAATATAAGTGGACTGTAAGCAGGTATGGATGTTCTTTCGATGTTATAATATCCTAATCCAGATGGAAAAATAAACATACCAACACCATAACCATCAACCGAGTACGTTCCATCATCATTAATAACTGCTGGCGCCCCTCCTTTTAACAGGGAAGCTCCTTCTGAAAAACCCCTTGCAGCTGTACCTGTAAACGTTGAAGTAGATGGAGCTTGTAAAATGGCCAAATCAAACCAAATAGGATTATCCTCATTACTATCATCAAAAACAGTTCCATCAATAAGATTTCCTGAATATCGAACAAAAGCAGAATCCGCAACGGTTAAGGTTTCACCTACACCAGGTCTGGCATTTAGGAAGTACATGGTATGCGTAACCGTTTCTTCTTCACCTGAAATCAAAAAATGGCTTGAAGGTACATCTACTTGGACTGGAACAGCATCTACCAAAAGCGTCCTTTTATCAGCATCCCCTTCTCCTATTTCCATCACCTCAATTTTGTAATCAAAATCTTCCGACGGATTTTCAAACTCTTCGTAATTGTAATAATGTGTTTTAAGATACTCTTGAATCTCCGCTTCATCTTCCGCCAATATACCACTTAAAGGTTGTGGCGGCTCAATAGTAGTACCCCCATCATCATTATTACAAGACCCTAATACAACTACTAACGCCAATAAGGCAACTATTCGATTCAATTTCATCAATTCATTTTTACAGCCGGCAAGATACAATTTTCCCTTATTTTTGTAGAGAGCCTTAACAAAGATTTTTAATAGTTATGCGAATTGATAAGTACTTGTGGAGTACCCGCTACTTTAAGACCCGAAACATTGCTTCTACGGCCTGTAAAAAAGGTCAGGTTAGAATTAATGAACAAGTAGCCAAACCGTCCAGAGAAGTGTATCCAATGGATAAAATTATCGTAAGAAAGGATCAGATAAATCTTGAGCTTACGGTTTTAGACATTCCAAAAAGCAGAGTGGGCGCCAAATTGGTCCCTATTTATAGAACGGATACCACTCCAAAAGAAGCTTTTGAACATAATGAGCTTCTTAAACAAGCTAAGCAACACTACCGAAAACAAGGAACAGGTAGACCTACCAAAAAAGACCGCCGTGACATTGAAGACTATTTAGATGATCCAGATTCAGCGTCAGACGATTTGAAGAGCATAGAATAAAAAAGAGCAAATTTATACT includes:
- a CDS encoding acetyl-CoA carboxylase carboxyltransferase subunit alpha, with protein sequence MEYLDFELPIKELEDQLDKCMIIGEESDVDVSETCKQIEKKLADTRKDIYKNLTAWQRVQLSRHPNRPYTLDYINAICGDTFLELHGDRNVKDDKAMIGGLGKIGDQSYMFIGQQKGYNTKTRQYRNFGMANPEGYRKALRLMKSAEKFDIPVVCFIDTPGGAAGIEAEERGQGEAIARNILEMTRLKVPIIVVIIGEGASGGALGIGVGDKVLMLENTWYSVISPESCSSILWRSWEYKEVAAEALKLTATDMKKLKLIDEIVREPAGGAHANREKTFDVVKNKITTQFEALEKLSPKELVKIRMEKYAQMGVFNG
- a CDS encoding DMT family transporter, which gives rise to MGAQLKNYLHLHFIVFIWGFTAVLGKLITLDAMPLVWYRMLIAAILIFFYLFAKRYSLKVSRKMLLALIGAGIVIALHWVTFFLAIKVSNVSIALATMSTGAFFTAIIEPFWYKRKMIWYEILFGVIVMLGLYLIFKVDTQYLYGIVLALVSAFLSALFSLINGKLIQKERPSVISFYELLSGVVLLTIFLAFQGSFNAEFFHLSSDDIFYLFILASICTAYAFIASVKILKYISPYTVMLTINLEPVYGIILAYFILGDSEKMNPLFYVGGGIILMTVLANGIMKNKRRFKKPFKR
- a CDS encoding LptF/LptG family permease — protein: MLTILDKYILKRYLITFSVMILLFIPIGIMAHLAEQIGKMQANEAPLDEILVYFGNFTIYIGSLLFPIFLFLSVIFFTSKLASNTEIVAILSSGVSYSRFLRPYIIGASIIAVLMFFMGMFIVPNASKGFNEFKYKYLKKGKQDRVTNNIFTQLNANDFIYVSSFDPARQIGYNFTFERFNEKNELDFKISAANIRYVDKDSMYRLTTYKKRQLINDTALVETKRRLDTVFSFQIGDLTPVSYAAETKNIFELNRFIKDQRLKGASNINAYVLVKYKRWALPITAFILTIIAVAVSSVKRRGGMGINLAFGIIVAFVFVFFDKVFGTLAEQSGFSPLMAVLIPNTIFGILAVVLLQKAKR
- the tgt gene encoding tRNA guanosine(34) transglycosylase Tgt; translated protein: MKFNLHHTDPKSKARAGTMVTDHGAIETPIFMPVGTVGSVKSVHQRELKEDINPDIILGNTYHLFLRPKTEIIKKAGGLHKFMGWDRNILTDSGGYQVYSLSGNRKIKEEGVKFKSHIDGSMHLFTPENVMEIQRVIGADIIMAFDECTPYPCDYRYAERSMHMTHRWLERCITHLEKTPFEYDYSQTFFPIVQGSTYTDLRKRSAEYIAGVGAEGNAIGGLSVGEPAEEMYAMTEVVCEILPEDKPRYLMGVGTPINILENIALGIDMFDCVMPTRNARNGMLFTAHGTINIKNKKWEDDFSPVDEMGITFVDLEYSKAYLRHLFIAKEYLGKQIATIHNLGFYLWLTREARKHILAGDFTEWKDRMVKQMDKRL
- a CDS encoding transketolase is translated as MKTTKNEHLQMAKLDELQDIVVQTRRDILRMVHKVNSGHPGGSLGCTEFLVALYNEAMDLKEGFDMDGIGEDLFFLSNGHISPVFYSVLARKGYFPVEELNTFRLLNSRLQGHPTTHEGLPGIRVASGSLGQGMSVAIGAALGKKLNGDDKLVYSLHGDGELQEGQNWEAIMYAAGNKVDNLISTIDRNGQQIDGPTEEILPLGNLKEKFEVFGWDVLEVAEGNNLEAIINALKEAKSRTGKGKPVCIILDTMMGNGVDFMMHTHAWHGKAPSDEQLENALGQNPETLGDY
- a CDS encoding transketolase family protein; amino-acid sequence: MTKYIDQGKNDTRSGYGEAMTELGRTNPNVVALCADLIGSLKIQPFIDENPERFFQIGIAEANMMGIAAGLTIGGKIPFASTFANFATGRVYDQIRQSIAYSGKNVKICASHAGVTLGEDGATHQILEDIGMMKMLPGMTVINPCDFNQTKAATLAIAEHEGPVYLRFGRPKVANFTPVDQKFEIGKALMLSEGTDVTIIATGHLVWEALIAAERLEEQGISAEVINFHTIKPFDEEALLKSVEKTGCVVSAEEHNFLGGLGESVARTLTVHNPVPQEFVATQDTFGESGTPEQLMEKYGLNNKAIEKAVLKVLKRK
- a CDS encoding porin family protein, with the protein product MRKTLLTAVFALVSIAAFSQKDLVEIGVKAGLNYSANGDYFESIGDAAKDPDRKMGYHVGLFGKIGLNRIYFRPELVYTKTKSDYSGDDFDISKLDMPLLVGVKVIGPLRVFAGPSFQYILDTEFDGISIDDVENNFSVGANIGAGVDLGKLGIDIRYERGFNSNEASFINTNITELGPSRVDTRPDQLIVSLSLTL
- a CDS encoding FKBP-type peptidyl-prolyl cis-trans isomerase, with amino-acid sequence MKLNRIVALLALVVVLGSCNNDDGGTTIEPPQPLSGILAEDEAEIQEYLKTHYYNYEEFENPSEDFDYKIEVMEIGEGDADKRTLLVDAVPVQVDVPSSHFLISGEEETVTHTMYFLNARPGVGETLTVADSAFVRYSGNLIDGTVFDDSNEDNPIWFDLAILQAPSTSTFTGTAARGFSEGASLLKGGAPAVINDDGTYSVDGYGVGMFIFPSGLGYYNIERTSIPAYSPLIFKMDMYAVNQTDHDGDGIPSIEEDTNGDGYLFNDDADEDGLPDYLDASDD
- a CDS encoding RNA-binding S4 domain-containing protein, producing the protein MRIDKYLWSTRYFKTRNIASTACKKGQVRINEQVAKPSREVYPMDKIIVRKDQINLELTVLDIPKSRVGAKLVPIYRTDTTPKEAFEHNELLKQAKQHYRKQGTGRPTKKDRRDIEDYLDDPDSASDDLKSIE